The Phormidium sp. PBR-2020 DNA segment ACCACAAGCCAGCATTGCCGTACCACGCCGCTTGTTCCAAGGGAGACCAGTGAGCAAAATCAGGGGGAACGTCATGATTTGGACTCACCCGACGCAGAACACCGCTCACCCAAGGAAGATCCGTTTGAACGGGGTTACATAAAATCCCTAAGTTCCAGTGATAGGTTTGCTCAACTTCTAAGGGAACAACGGTTGCGGGTAATTCAACCTGTAGAATCCCGGCACTCTCTTCGATGGGGATAATCTCACTATAAAGTTCCTCATCTTGTGCGTTTTTCAGACTGAAATAGACGCTCGTTGCGTCCGTGGGAGGAATATAAACAAATATGGCCGGAGCTTCAGCAGTGGTCAGTCCGACGTATCCCGACGGAATTAATGCGGACAAGGGATGCTCACTGCTAGGATCTTGACGGCACTTTTGCGAGGCGGGACGAGTGGCGCCGCCGGCGGAGTCGGGTAACCGTTCGTTAGTTGGGGGCTGAAAAGCCACTGGACCAACGCTTTGAGCGTGGGCCGAGAGGTTGGGAGCCGTGAGAAACAAACCGGTCAGTGCCAGAACAGTCCCAATCGGGAGATAACGACTTACCATAGGATAACCTTCTTAGATAGGCTTGAACAGGCGATCGCAGAGATAGCGATCACCGGTTCCAGGGTAGCTCCATTGTATCCTCCTGAGTTGGTGACTGTCCAAGGGTTGAGGCTGCCAGTTCTGATCCACAAAAGCCAGGGTTCTAATGTCCCGTTCACACCCTATCTACTCATCTTCAACAATGGCGGTGCGATCGAGCAAGAGTAAGTTCCTCAGATGGTCAGTATCGAGATCCGCCAGCCAAGATTCCCCGGAACTGACCACTTGTTCAGCGAGGGCTTGTTTACTCTCAATTAGGTCATGAATTTTTTCTTCTAGGGTTCCCTGGCTGACAAATTTGTGAACCTGAACATTGCGGGTTTGACCAATGCGAAACACGCGGTCTGTGGCTTGGTTCTCGACGGCGGGATTCCACCAGCGATCGACATGAAATACATGGTTAGCGCGGGTGAGATTCAACCCAGTCCCCCCGGCTTTGAGGGAGAGAATGAAGATACGCGGTCCTTGGGGATCATCTTGGAACCGTTCCACCATCTCTTCCCGTTGGGCTTTGCGGGTTGCCCCATAGAGGAAGAATACTTCACCCCCTAGTCGTTGTTCTAAATGGGTTTTCAAGACTTTACCCCATTCAGCAAATTGGGTGAAAATTAAGGCGCGATCGCCCTCGGCAATCAGCTCATCAAGGAGTTCTTCTAGCCGTTGCACTTTCCCCGAATCCTGACTCATGCGTTTAAGGATTTCGGCTTTGCTTTTTTTGTTTTTCAACCCCAACAATTGAGGATGATTGCACACTTGCTTCAGTTGCGTTAATAAGCCCAAAATCAAACCCCGTCGTTGGATTCCCTGCGCCGATTCAATCTCGACTAGCGAGGCTTGTACCAACTCTTGATAGCGTTTTGCCTGCCGAGGGCTGAGAGGACAAAATTCGGTCATCTCTTGTTTCTCAGGCAAATCTTGAATAATATCCTTATCAGTTTTTAGACGGCGCAGAATAAAGGGCTGAACCAACGATCGCAGAGTTTTTAGAGAATCCGTATCCCCATACCGCTCAATTGGAATCGCGAAGCGTCGTTTAAAAAAGCTAGGACTCCCCAAATAACCCGGATTCAAAAAATCTAAAATAGACCAAAGTTCCGAGAGGCGATTCTCAACAGGAGTTCCCGTTAAAGCAATCCGAAAATCACTCGCCAGTTGGCGCACGGCTTGGGATTGCTTCGCTTGATGATTCTTGACATTTTGAGCTTCATCCAAGACTACAATACGCCAATCAATGCCCTGTAAAGCCTTGATATCTCGATAGACCAGAGCATAACTGGTAATTAGTAAATCCTGGTTTTTGGCCACCTGACGTAAGTCTTTACCCTTAGCCCGTTTGGCCCCATGATGTACCAACACCGAAAGAGAAGGACCAAACTTCTTGACTTCCCGTTCCCAGTTGCCCAACACCGAAGTTGGACAGACCAATAACACCGGGCCATTCAGCGCCGATTGTTCCTGTAAATGCTGTAAAAAGGCAATGGTTTGGATGGTTTTACCCAGCCCCATATCATCCGCTAAACAGGCTCCCAAGCCCCAACGCTCCAGGAAGGCCAACCAACCCACCCCTCGGGCTTGGTAGGGACGTAACTCTCCAGCAAAACTCGGGGGAGCCGCTAGGGGTTCAAGGTGGCGTTTCCCCGTCAGGGTGTCCATCAACTCCTGCATCACACCACTGGTCTCAAACTGCACCACCGGCAGTTTCCCCAGGGTTTGAGTGTCCCCCATGCTAATGCGTAGGGCATCTTCTAAGGACAGGGCCAAGTCTCCCTGGCGATTACTGAAAAACTCCTGAGCGGCGCGCACATCAGCAACCCGTAACTCCACCCATTCCCCATCCACTTCCACCAGAGGACTTCCTTGGGTCGTCAGATGCTCAAACTCAGCTTTGGAGATGGTTTTTCCACCCAGGCTTAGCTCCCATTGGAAGTTCAGGAGTCCCTGAAGTCCCAAACTTTGCCCCGGTTTGGGTGCTTCTGCTCGCACCTGTAGCCCCATGCGTCCTGAGGGGCCATCGAGACTCTCTAAACTCGGGGGGAGGATGACCCCTAGACCGGTTTCTTGCAGTCGCCAGCGTACGCTTTTGAGAAACTCATAGGCCTCAATGGCATTCAGGGAACAGCGTTGCGGGCGAGAGGTTTCTAGGCTCCCTTCCAGGGTGGGATAGAGGCGCGAGGCCAAGCCGAGACCACTGAGGAGGGTTTCTTGAGGGCGGTTGATGGTATGGCCGCCCAGACTCAGGCGATCGACCGGGTGAGTCCAGATGGTGGCGGCGGGAACGGTGAAGCTGGGGTCATACACCGCTTGCAACAGAAATTCTAAAGACCAGGAGTCTCCCTCTTGCTGGGGAGGGTCAAGGCGTAAGGCGGTACGAAATTGGTTTTGTCCCAACAGAGCCGATTCCACGGGGGCCAGCCAAGCGTTGAGGGTGCTGGCTAGGGGTTCGGCTTGTTTGAGGCTGAGATTGAGATGAGGCTGAGAGCTGGTTAGTCCGGTAAACCATTCCTTGAGCAGAGGAGGAACCGGGGTATCCCCTGGATTGGGGTGCATTTGCCGCACTTGGCAATCGACGATCGCACTCAAGAAGCCACGAATCAGGGCCTGGGGGCTGGGCAAGTTGTCCCGAGCTGTGGCAGAGTTGGACTCGGGCGCGATCGCCCGGCAAGCATCGGGCAAACGTTGACTAAAGCGGTAGAGGCGATCGCTATCTCGGGGACTATCGAGCAGCAGTTGCCAGCGGGCTTCGAGACGACCATCAGCCCGCAGAACGAAGCCCGGAACAAATTTCCCTCGGGCTAATAAATCTAGGCTCCAACGACTCAGATGCTGCCAGAGTCGGAGGTCGGGACCCAGCCAACGTTCCTGAGACCCTGAGCCTGCTTCGGCAACGGTTAAAGGCAGTTGACGCAATAGCTCCAGGGCCTGGGGGGGGCTTAACTGAAGGCCGGGGACCTGCCAGGGATGTAAACTCAGGGTCGCCTCATCAAGACCGGGGCCTGCGGAGTAGAGGGGACGCAGGCCGCTGTCATCCTTTTGGCTCGGCAGTTGTAACTGTTGCACCTGAGGCGGGCAATCCGAGGGCAGGTTAAGCTGTTGTTGATGGAGATACTGATGCAGGTCGTCGGGGTTGAGGGCAAAGGGATGCTCGGCAATGTCCTCACCGCTGGCGATCGCATCCGGCAGCAGACGCCGCCAGGTTTCTCCCCAAAGGAAAAAGGAATTGTCGTCGAGGAGCCAACTGCCGTGTAAAACTGCCATTCGGTCTCAGTTGCGGTTAGATACAAGTCAAGTTTTCTACCGTCTATGCTACTGTGCCATGGCCCGATTTTCTAGCCGCTTCAGGGTTTCATCAGGATTGAGCCGGGCTTCGCTGACGGCTGTGATGAGCCTGGGGATCTGACATTCAGGAAATTGCTGTGTAAGATTGGAGCGACATCACAGGGGAGCAGGGGGCGATCGCCCCAATCGCAAGTTAGATCTCATTGGTTGTTCAGAGGCAGTTTTGCATGAAAGCCCTTACCGTGTTAGGGACAACATCTGAAGCCGGGAAGTCGATTGTAACGACGGCACTATGTCGCTTACTCTCCCGCCAAGGCATTCGCATTTCTCCCTTCAAGGGAGCCAGCGTCGGCTTGCAATCCTATTTGACAGAGATTGGGGGCGAGATGAGTTACGCTCAGGCCCTCCAAGCTTGGGCGGCGGGAATTTCTCCAGCCGTGGAAATGAATCCCCTCTTGCTTCAGCCTAAAGGAGATTCCGCCTATCAGGTGATTGTCAAAGGGGTGACGACGGAAACCCTCAGTATTAATGAGTTTTACCGTTGGGCTGAGACCGAAGGCTGGGCGATCGTGCGTCAATGTTTAGATCAGTTAGGGGGAGAGTTCGACCTTTTGGTCTGTGAGGGAGCCGGGAGTATGGCGGAGGTGCATCTGCGGGACTCGGATTTGGCTAATATGCGGGTGGCCCGTTATCTCAATTCCCCAACCCTGTTACTCGTCGATAGTGAGCGGGGTGGGGCCCTCGCTCATGTGGTAGGAACCTTAGAGCTGTTGGAACCGCTTGAACGGGCCCTGGTACGAGGGATTGTTATCAATAAATGGCGTGGTCCCCAAGCAGTCCGTCAAGCAGCGGTCTCCTGGTTGGAGGAACGGACAGGAATCCCGGTTTTGGGGGTGATTCCCTGGGATGCGATCGCCTGTTCTCATCAGGGCACTCTCAATCTCCTCAAACGTCATGGCAAACCCGGGCCCCCGGAGGTAACGGTGGCGGTGATTCGCCTCCCTCATCTAACGGGATTTGCCGATTTTGACCCGTTGGATGCGGAACCAACGGTGCGGGTGAAGTATGTGTCTCTTAAACAGTCGTTGGGCTACCCGGATGCGGTGATTGTGCCGGGAAGTCGCACCACCCTCGCGGATTTAGAGGTGTTACGCGAGTCGGGCATGGCTCAGGAGATTTTGGATTACCAGGCCGCTGGGGGCACGGTGTTGGGGATTGCTGGAGGCTTTCAGATGTTGGGAGAATTTGTGGCCGACCCTGAGGGAGTCGAAGGGATGGAAGGACGCATTTCTGGCTTGTCATTATTACCCATGACCACGGTCATTACCCAACAAAAGGTGGCTCGTCAGCGGTCTGTGACCTCCACTTATCCCCATGGGGGACTCCATGTCACTGGCTATGAGTTGCATCGGGGTCGCTCCAAGTTGGCGGAGACGGATGCCTTTCAGCCTCTGTTTGAAGATGCCAAGCTGGGGGTTGTCGATAGCTATCAATCGGTCTGGGGAACCTATCTCCATGGCATTTTTGACAGCGGTCCCTGGCGGCGCACCTGGTTGAACCGTTTACGGCAACAGCGGGGTCTTAAGGCGTTACCCACGGGCATTCCCAACTATCGAGAACAACGGGAAACACTCTTGGAAAATCTTACCGACTTCATCGAGCAAAATCTCGACATTACGCCTCTAATTCAATAGAGACCTCAGCTTAAGCCAATCAGGGCACTGAGAATTAAGAGGCTACTGATGAGGGCAAACCAGACAAACTGATTGTCCGAGCGGTTAATTTGAGACGGATCAATCGGTTCGGGGTCCCGGATGGGTCGGGGTTTGGGGGGGCGACGGCCACCGCTGGGATTGGCTCCTTTGCGATCGCTGGCCTGGGATACCTCCGCCTCATTGAGGTCGGGAATACTCACGTTCCACTCCGGACGAGAGGCTAAGCGAGGAGCTTCTAAGATCGCCAGCAGACGACGACTCTGTTGGCGGGTGGCCCAGTTGGGATGACGGCTCAGTTGACGACAGAGGGTAATGGCGCTGGGATAGTCACCCACAGATTGATAGGCACTCACGAGCCAAATCTGAATGTCACCCCCGAGGGGGCTAGCTCGTTCGCTGAGGGCGCTGGCTTGTTCGAGGAGGGTGACCGCTTGCCGGTAACGGCCCTGTTCAAACTCCTCTTTGGCCGTTTCGTAGTTGATGCGGGCTAAATCAAGGGCGTCGGGGCTACTCACAACGAATTAACGGAGGTAAACGGGATACAACTGGGGAGTCGAGTTGCGCCACGGTGGTTTAGGGCCTTGTGGAACTGAACTCGGACAATGACAGTCGTGATGTTACTGCTATGGTATCGCGATCGCCCTCCCGAGAAAATGCCTCTGGGGCGATCGCCGTGGGGGGGAGTTGCAGCGGCAGAAATTTTTGTCGGTTTTCCGTCCAACCCCGCAAACGAACTGCTATGGTGCTAAGGGGACAATCCCGAATTGCCCAGACTTCTGTTGCAAAGGACTCTCATACCCGTCCGACGCTTGGCGAATTTCAGACAAAGCATATGACCAGATTGCGTGATTGGATGGTGCTTAGCTTAACAGCCGCCATCGCCCTCAATTGTGTTGAGGTTCAAGCCACCCCGAAAGCGTTAGGTAAAGACTTAACCAAGGAGGCCGTCTCTGACGGCGATCGCTCTGTGCCACCCGAGCTAACGGTGGAGTCATTGCAGCCAGACGCGCCTTCTACTCCCGTCGAAGGCAATTCGCCGCCCCGTCAGGCGCAAATCGTTCCTGGGGCTGGCTTTCCCGAGATTCCTGATTTTCCTCAGCCCTTTGAAGTTGGCCCCATTGACCCCAACGAACCGGCGCCCTCCTATTTAGACCCTCATCCCAATTTCCTACGCTTTCCCACACGGCCTGAGGACGTTGAGATTGAAGGCACACAACCGATTACCCTCAATCAAGCTTTAGAACTAGCGGTTCGCAATAATCTAACCCTTCAGCAAAGTCAGCTAAGTTTGGAACAAAGCTTAGCCAGTCTCCGGGAAACTCAGGCGGATTTGTTCCCCAATGTCAATCTCTCGTCCAATTTAACTTGGAGTGATTCCGCCAACGCTCGTCTGAATATCCGCCGCCAGGAAGAAACCCTGGGCCAGCGATCGCCCACTCAAGGTGACCCCACCTCAACCACCTGGAATACAGAACTGAGTGTCAACTATACGGTGTTCGATTTTGGCGGCCGCGCTGGCCGAATTGCGGCAGCCGAGGCCCAGGTGCGCAACACGGAATTGGAGATTGAGCGACAGCTTGAACAGGTGCGCTTGCAGGTTCAGAATGCCTACTACAATATCCAAGAAGCGGATATGAATGTGCAGATTGGCCGGTCAGCCGTGGAAAACGCCGAACAGAGCTTACAGGATGCCCAGTCTCTGGAGCAAGCTGGGGTGGGAACTCGCTTTGATGTCTTGCGCGCCGAAGTTCAGCTCGCCAATGACCAGCAGGTTCTTAATGAAGCCTTGGCCGACCAACGGGTGTCACGACGGCAGTTAGCGCGGATCTTAAATGTCCCCCAGTCGGTGGATCTGGCAGCCGCTGATCCGGTGGATTTGGCAGGCGTTTGGGAGTTGCCCCTTGATGACACCATTGTCTTAGCCTTCCGCAATCGGGCTGAGTTGCAACAGGAACTGATTGATCGCGATATTGCTCAGGAACAACAACGGGTGGTGCGATCGCAGGGACTGCCTCAATTCTCCCTCTTTGGTTCGGCAAACTTGGTGACGACCTCTGGCGATGGAGTGAGCGGCTTAACAGAAGGCTACTCCGCCGGGGCCCAGATGCAGTGGAATCTTTTTGATGGGGGCGCCAGGGCCGCCGCCATTCGCCAACTTGAAGTTCAGGAAGAGTCAGCATCAGTCCGCTTTGCGGATGTCCGTAACCAAGTGCGCTCTGAGGTAGAAGAATCCTACTATCAACTCGACTCCCGCCTCCAAAACGTCAGCCGAGCCACCGCCGCCTTAGAGTTGGCTGAGGAAAGTCTTGATTTAGCCCGGTTACGATTTCAAGCTGGGGTGGGAACCCAAACCGATGTGATTGCAGCTCAGAATGATTTAACCCAAGCTCGGGGTAACCTGGTCACAGCTATTTTGGGCTACAACCGCTCCTTGGCTCAGTTACGGCGTGCCGTCAGTAATTATCCCTTTATTGATGAGATTCAAGGACGGCTCTGAGGGGGGATAGTTTGAGGGGGGTCATAGATGCCTCACCCCTCAGCTTAGGGGACGAGGTGATTAACAATATTTTACAAAAATCGTAAAGATTGTTAACATAAAACTACCCCTTAGTTGTTGTATGCCAAACCCACAGATGGAGAGTACCCATGGCTAATATTAAGTTTGTTAACGAGGACTTGGAAATTGTCGCAGCCGATGGTGCAAATCTACGGATTAAAGCCCTTGAAAATAAAGTTGATGTCTACAAAACCTGGGGCAAGCTGACGAACTGTGGGGGGTACGGCCAATGTGGAACCTGCATTGTTGAAGTCATTGAGGGGATGGAGAACCTATCGCCGCCGACCGAAACAGAAAAGCGCAAGTTGCGTAAGAAACCCGACAGCTATCGTTTAGCCTGTCAAGTGCAGGTCAACGGTGAGGTGAGCATTAAAACCAAGCCGTGATATCCTAGAGAAGCTTCATTGTTTAAGATGCTCGAGGCTTTCTATGGAAGTTAATGATCTTGGTTTTGTAGCGAGTCTTTTATTTGTGCTCGTGCCCACGGTTTTCTTGTTAATTCTGTATATTCAGACCCAAAGCCGGGAGAGCTAGGCATCGGATCAACTTTGATCCCTATCCGCTCATCCCGCTTCAGCGAACCCCCCAGTTTTGGTCAAAGCTGGGGGGTTTTGTGTGAGGGGTTTCAGGAAGACTAACGGGCCAATAAAACGGGACAGTTGGCATAAACACGGACATAGTCCGAGAGAGACTGACCCAGGAGGCGATCTAAGTCGGGTAAGGCTTTCGCAATGTTGGGACGACGGTCAGGAGACCCCAAGACCAACAAATCGACATTGTTATCTTCGGCCAGACGGCAAATCTCGGGGCCCGCTTTCCCGGAAGCGATGAGGCTTTGGGTTTGTAGGCCGAGGCGTTTGGCTTTCTCGCTGGCGGCTTTTAAGACCGGGTCATTCTCTGGGGCCACGTTCTTGTCTGGAGGATTCACGTGGGTGAGAATGAGTTTGGCATCCTTGAGATCCTTCACCCAAGATAGGGTCAGATCCAGGGACTCTTGGGCCGATTCTGAGGCATCGAGGGCGACCATGACCCGTTTAAGCCGTTTGACATAGACCTCGTCTTTGACCAGCAACATGGGGCGGTCAGCCAGTTGGAACACATACTGACTGACGGAGTTCTCTAAAATTGAGACGAGACGGCCCAAGCCCCGAGATCCCATGATGATCAAATCGGCGTTTTCTTCTTTGGCTACGTCACAGACGATAGTTTTGGGGTCCCCTTGCTTGAGTCGTGGGTTGATTTTACTGGGATCAACTTTCAGGGATTTGACGGCCTGAGCGAGGACTCGTCCCCCTTCTTCGAGTTTTTCAGAGACAAGATCGGCGGAGACTTGAGGAGGGACCACATGCAGGACTGTAATTTCAGCTCGCTGAATCTCCGGAATATCTAGGAGTTGGTTGAGCATCTCTTCGCACAACCCCCGTCCGGCGACGGCAACAAGAATTCTTTCAATCATAGTTTTAGTATTGGGTATTGACAACACGTGATGTCAGGGTGTACCGTTCGGCTGCGGTGTGCCCAAACCTGTGCAACGACACTAAGATTAAGGATAAGCCTGATAACCGGCCCAAAATTTGTAGAAATGTAGCGTTTTGAAACAGTTTGTGATGCGCGATTCAGAACATCTCCCCACTGGGGCAATCCAAAACCGCTTGATCGCCGAAGATGGCTTATGGTTCGAGTATCCCGTCCGGGCCCATCCTCACCATACGGATTATGGGGGTGTGGTGTGGCATGGACAGTATATTGCTTGGATGGAAGAGGCCCGCGTTGAATGTCTGCGATCGATTGGCATTGATTACGCGGACTTAGTGGCTCTTGGCTGCGAGTTGTTAGTGGTGGAGTTGTCCACCCGCTATCACCGAGCCATGCGTCTAGGGGAGACGGCCATTGTGCGAACCTCTATGGAACCGGGGGCGGGTGTGCGCCTCAATTGGGACTATCAGATTGTGCCGATGGAGGGGGGAGACCCTTTTCTCAGTGCGCGTATTACCTTGGTGACGGTCGATCGCGAGAAAGGTAAAATTATGCGCCGTCTCCCCCCCGTCTTGGATGAGGTCTTCGCCAAACTCAGCCAAACCTCGTCCTCGGACTAGAGTTGAGCGAGTTTGGGCAGCAGTTGCTGAAAGGCTAACCCCCGATGACTACAGGCTTTTTTGGTCTCGGGGGCCATTTCGGCGAAGGTTTGCTGCTGCTGTTCAACCCAAAAGATGGGATCGTAGCCGAATCCTCCCTGGCCCCGAGGGGCCTCTAGGATTGTTCCGGGACAACAGCCTTGGACTTCTAGGGCGATCGCCCCTTGGGGATTGGCTAGGGCGATGGCACAGATGAATTGGGCCCGGCGATCGCCCGTCTCCCCGAGTTCCCGTAATAGCCGTTGGATGCGATCGCCATCGTTGGCCCCATAACGCGCCGAATAAATGCCAGGGCGACCGTCGAGGGCATCGACCGCCAGGCCCGAATCATCGGCGATCGCCCATTGTCCCGTCGCTTTGGCCACAGTAACGGCTTTCAGGCGCGCATTTTCGGCAAAGGTGGTCCCGGTTTCCTCAATATCGAGTTCCTGGGGTTTTAACTGAAGGTCCCAATGGGTCTCCTCCAGATACTCCTGCATTTCCTTGAGTTTACCGGGATTCCCCGTGGCAACAATCAGAATTGTCATCAGTTCGGACTTGTGGAAACAGCATTGACGGGAGTTGGAGTCCGGGGATAGCGTTCCATGAGCGATCGCACCTGTTCGGCGTGATAGGAACTCCGCGTCAGAGGAGAGGCCACCACCTGCAAGAAGCCAATCGACTCCCCATACTCACGCCAAGCATCAAACTGTTCAGGGGTAATAAAATCCTGAACGCCTAGATGTTTCTGGCTCGGTTGCAGATATTGCCCCAGGGTGAGGATATCGCAATCAACGGCCCGCAAGTCTCGCATCACCTGACGCACTTCCACGTCCTCTTCTCCCAGACCCACCATAATCCCGGATTTACTATACACCCAGGGGGCTAACTCACGAGTGCGCCGTAATAACTCCAGACTCCGTTGATAGTCCCCTTGAGGACGAGTCCGACGATATAAACGCGGCACGGTCTCTGTGTTATGATTGAGAACTTCCGGCTGAGCCGCCAGGATAGTGGCTAAGGCCTGCCAATTGCCACAGAGGTCAGGAATCAACACCTCAATGGTGGTTCCAGGGGACTCGTGACGCACCGCCTCAATGCACTTAACAAACTGAGAGGCCCCACCGTCGGGCAAGTCATCCCGGTTCACGGAGGTGATCACCACATGATTGAGCCTCAGTCGCCGTACGGCTTCGGCGAGATGTAGAGGTTCGTTAGCATCGAGAGGCTGAGGTTTTTTCTCAAAGTCAATGTCACAGTAGGGACAGGCGCGAGTGCAAGCCGGCCCCATAATGAGGAAGGTGGCCGTGCCATTGTTGAAGCACTCGCCAATGTTGGGACAAGAGGCTTCCTCACAAACCGTGTTGAGGCTGAGGTCTCGCAGAATCTCTTTAACGTTGCCGACTCGTTGCCATTGGGGGGCCTTGACACGCAACCAGTCGGGTTTGAGGTTGACTCGCTCCACAATTAATCTACCTATTGCAAGGGGACTGAAGGTTTTATTGTACCGTGAGGCAAGGGGAAAGACGTAGGGAAGAGAAGGCAAGAGGCTAGAGGGTAAACAAATATGTCAATCTATCCAGAGGCCTTGACATCTAATTTCAAAATAGTAACAATAGATACAGAAAGATAAATCGTTCATCTCTCCACGTCACAAAACTCTGAACGTATCGGGGTCAAGTGAGGGGAGACGGAAGTAGGGACAACTCCCGAAGGAACGCGCCTCTTTGCACATTTCACGCTCTGGAGGCGAAAACCATGCAACTCACTTATCGCGGTATTAACTACAACACCAGT contains these protein-coding regions:
- the lipA gene encoding lipoyl synthase encodes the protein MERVNLKPDWLRVKAPQWQRVGNVKEILRDLSLNTVCEEASCPNIGECFNNGTATFLIMGPACTRACPYCDIDFEKKPQPLDANEPLHLAEAVRRLRLNHVVITSVNRDDLPDGGASQFVKCIEAVRHESPGTTIEVLIPDLCGNWQALATILAAQPEVLNHNTETVPRLYRRTRPQGDYQRSLELLRRTRELAPWVYSKSGIMVGLGEEDVEVRQVMRDLRAVDCDILTLGQYLQPSQKHLGVQDFITPEQFDAWREYGESIGFLQVVASPLTRSSYHAEQVRSLMERYPRTPTPVNAVSTSPN